One stretch of Planococcus sp. PAMC 21323 DNA includes these proteins:
- a CDS encoding phytoene desaturase family protein, translating to MSEKMIVIGAGPGGLAAAMLLASKGYKVDVYEKQPWVGGRNAELRLGEFTFDTGPTFLSMLHLVEELFEVTGRKLKDYMNAVELDPMYELIFEEENLVMTRNNQEMKKQINEKFKGDGEGYERFMKDTGKKLEALSPILQTKMDSYFGMVHPKVLRALPQLEVNKTLYDVLSRYFKDERLKMAFAFQSKYLGMSPWECPGAFSILSYMEHAYGIYHPIGGVNQLSQAMAKVVEELGGKIHTSTGVEKLWIENRKVKGVDLENGKREEADEVIINGDFAHVMNHLVEPGILKKYTPEKLAKKKYSCSTFMLYLGLDKKYDLSHHTIIFAKDYKKNVEEMTKSRILSADPSIYVQNASVTDPTLAPEGKSALYILAPVPNNFSDIGWENEQAAFRELVLDTIEEKSEFKNLRDHIEVEKMLTPMGWQEDYSVYQGATFNLGHQLTQMMVFRPHNKFEELKNCWLVGGGTHPGSGLPTILESARITTNGILEQHGKTGIPILPLPASGGFV from the coding sequence ATGTCAGAGAAAATGATCGTCATAGGCGCGGGCCCTGGAGGACTGGCTGCAGCGATGTTATTAGCAAGTAAAGGATATAAAGTAGATGTCTATGAGAAACAACCATGGGTAGGAGGCCGAAATGCGGAACTCCGCCTAGGTGAATTCACGTTCGATACCGGCCCCACTTTTTTGAGCATGCTTCATTTAGTAGAAGAACTATTTGAAGTAACAGGCCGTAAGTTAAAAGATTATATGAATGCGGTTGAATTAGATCCGATGTATGAGTTGATTTTCGAAGAAGAAAATTTGGTTATGACGCGGAATAACCAAGAAATGAAAAAGCAAATTAATGAGAAATTCAAAGGTGATGGAGAAGGTTACGAACGTTTTATGAAAGACACGGGCAAGAAACTAGAAGCCTTATCGCCTATTTTGCAAACAAAAATGGACAGTTATTTTGGAATGGTTCACCCAAAAGTGTTAAGAGCATTGCCACAACTAGAAGTTAATAAAACCTTATATGACGTATTGTCTCGATATTTTAAAGACGAGCGTTTAAAAATGGCGTTTGCTTTTCAATCCAAATACTTAGGAATGTCTCCTTGGGAATGTCCTGGCGCTTTTTCAATCCTTTCTTATATGGAGCATGCATATGGTATCTATCATCCAATCGGTGGAGTCAATCAATTGTCACAAGCCATGGCTAAAGTGGTTGAAGAGCTAGGTGGTAAAATTCACACGAGTACAGGGGTAGAAAAACTATGGATTGAAAACCGAAAAGTTAAAGGTGTAGATCTTGAAAACGGAAAACGTGAAGAAGCAGATGAAGTGATTATTAACGGAGACTTTGCTCATGTCATGAATCACTTAGTTGAACCAGGAATCTTGAAAAAATACACACCAGAGAAACTAGCGAAGAAAAAATATTCGTGCTCCACATTCATGCTTTATTTAGGTCTTGATAAAAAATACGATCTTTCTCACCATACGATTATATTTGCGAAAGATTATAAGAAAAATGTTGAAGAAATGACGAAATCGCGTATTCTCTCTGCAGATCCTTCAATCTATGTGCAAAATGCCAGTGTTACCGATCCAACTTTAGCGCCAGAAGGCAAATCGGCATTATATATTCTAGCGCCAGTGCCAAATAACTTTAGTGACATCGGCTGGGAAAATGAACAAGCTGCTTTTCGTGAATTAGTACTGGATACCATTGAAGAAAAATCGGAATTCAAGAATTTACGAGATCATATTGAAGTTGAAAAAATGTTAACGCCAATGGGCTGGCAGGAAGATTATTCAGTGTATCAAGGAGCAACATTTAACTTAGGACACCAACTAACACAAATGATGGTGTTCCGCCCACACAATAAATTCGAAGAACTAAAGAATTGTTGGTTAGTCGGTGGAGGTACGCATCCTGGGAGTGGATTACCCACAATTTTGGAATCGGCACGCATTACAACAAACGGCATACTTGAACAGCATGGAAAAACAGGGATTCCAATCTTACCGCTTCCAGCATCGGGGGGATTTGTATGA
- a CDS encoding phytoene desaturase family protein, with the protein MKIAMIGSGVGGMMGSLYLSNMGFDVTIFEKEEKLGGRLTFVERDGFKVDQGPTIVLLPEMFQDLLQQAGVPEEDIELLLCDPLYSIRFPDGVVYTKYPDINRQLEEIENVFPAEKEGFLRFISEGRERFKIGKSSFLEHSFVNKASFFTADNIKKLMKLKPQQSVNKLMSNYFRDERLQLAYSLQSLYIGGDPFRAPAMYALVPFSEHEHGVYYLKGGYGSLIPVLEKALRSRNNVTIKTNSPVKKIVTENQKAKGIETTAGFEAFDAVVYNGDFPGIEKVLPEQKKKKYTASSGCVLLYFGLNKVYEEGNVHQFFIGDNYVDHMDDVFVKKQKTENPAIYTFHPSKIDDSLAPEGKGVLYVLVPVPSGTDIDWANDQAWIDRIIDRMESLAFPDFRNAVEWMEVRTPSDAEAFGLFKGGSFGIGPTLFQSGVFRPQVKPFKTEGLYAVGASVHPGGGIPIVMQGAKLLAQEIQSDFAKERSNA; encoded by the coding sequence ATGAAAATCGCGATGATTGGTAGTGGCGTTGGGGGCATGATGGGTTCTTTGTATTTATCTAATATGGGATTTGACGTCACCATTTTTGAAAAAGAAGAAAAGCTAGGTGGTCGTTTAACATTTGTAGAGCGAGATGGCTTTAAAGTTGATCAAGGACCCACCATTGTACTGTTACCGGAAATGTTCCAAGATCTTCTCCAACAAGCAGGAGTTCCAGAAGAAGATATCGAATTGTTATTATGTGACCCACTTTACTCTATTCGTTTTCCAGACGGGGTTGTTTACACAAAATACCCAGACATTAATCGTCAGCTAGAAGAAATTGAAAATGTTTTTCCTGCTGAAAAAGAAGGGTTTCTTCGCTTTATTTCAGAAGGACGCGAGCGTTTCAAAATTGGTAAATCTTCATTTTTAGAGCATTCATTCGTTAACAAAGCCAGTTTTTTTACAGCAGATAATATAAAAAAGTTAATGAAGTTAAAACCTCAGCAGTCTGTTAATAAGCTCATGTCAAATTATTTCCGCGATGAACGATTGCAATTAGCTTATTCCTTGCAGTCATTGTATATCGGTGGGGACCCGTTTCGTGCTCCGGCGATGTATGCGTTAGTGCCTTTTAGTGAGCACGAACACGGTGTTTATTACTTAAAAGGTGGATATGGCAGTTTAATCCCTGTGCTAGAAAAAGCACTTCGGTCACGAAATAACGTAACTATTAAAACAAATAGTCCGGTCAAAAAAATCGTCACAGAAAACCAAAAAGCTAAAGGTATCGAAACAACAGCCGGTTTTGAAGCGTTTGATGCGGTTGTTTATAATGGCGATTTTCCAGGCATTGAAAAAGTATTACCCGAGCAGAAAAAGAAGAAGTATACAGCGTCTTCTGGCTGCGTGTTATTGTATTTCGGATTAAACAAAGTATACGAAGAAGGAAATGTCCATCAATTTTTCATTGGAGACAATTATGTTGACCACATGGATGATGTGTTTGTGAAAAAACAGAAAACCGAAAATCCTGCAATTTATACTTTCCATCCATCGAAAATAGATGATTCATTAGCTCCAGAAGGCAAAGGGGTTTTATACGTATTAGTTCCCGTACCTTCAGGAACCGATATCGATTGGGCAAATGATCAAGCGTGGATTGATCGCATTATTGATCGCATGGAGAGTTTAGCATTCCCGGATTTCCGTAATGCTGTTGAATGGATGGAAGTTCGTACACCTTCAGATGCAGAAGCATTTGGGTTATTTAAAGGAGGCAGTTTTGGAATAGGTCCCACTTTGTTCCAATCCGGTGTTTTTCGCCCCCAAGTCAAACCGTTTAAAACAGAGGGCTTGTACGCAGTTGGAGCCTCAGTACATCCAGGGGGAGGCATTCCGATTGTAATGCAAGGCGCAAAGTTGCTGGCTCAAGAAATTCAAAGTGATTTTGCAAAGGAAAGGAGCAATGCATGA
- a CDS encoding circularly permuted type 2 ATP-grasp protein, whose amino-acid sequence MFKTYSTGAFFDEMFTPHGKPKSHYRKFFDVLQRFSKEELKEKHETAQLSFLRQGITFTVYNNNVGTERTMPFDFVPIIIPSEDWEVIEKGMIQRAEALNQFLEDVYNEKRILKDGIVPRRLVEENPYYYDEQVKGIDIPLKNHIFLAGIDLIRDEEGKYHVLEDNLRNPSGLSYVYQNRYVMRQVYPEFFASQSVHTLEHQLSHLHQAILDHAPESRKDKAFAVLLTPGMYNSAYYDHVFLAQQMGIDLVEGRDLIVKKNIVYMKSMRGLKRVDIIYRRIDDDYLDPEAFLAESTLGVPGLLLAYRKGNVAILNGIGNGVADDKAIYAYVPDMIRYYLGEEPIIDNVKTYLLDNPEEREWVLDHLHELVVKNVGASGGYDMLVGPHASEELIEIFREKIIETPHQYIAQPTIKLSRAPAYQGEEFYPCHVDLRVFVVRGRDTHVMPGGLSRVALKEGSLVVNSSQGGGGKDTWVFKNKEEEGDS is encoded by the coding sequence TTGTTCAAAACTTATTCAACAGGAGCATTTTTTGACGAAATGTTTACGCCGCATGGAAAACCGAAATCGCATTATAGGAAGTTTTTCGATGTTCTTCAAAGGTTTTCGAAAGAGGAGCTTAAAGAAAAGCACGAGACCGCTCAATTATCATTTTTAAGGCAAGGCATTACGTTCACTGTTTATAACAATAATGTGGGCACTGAAAGAACAATGCCTTTTGATTTTGTTCCGATTATTATTCCTTCGGAAGATTGGGAAGTGATCGAAAAAGGAATGATTCAACGTGCCGAAGCACTCAATCAATTTTTAGAAGATGTTTACAATGAAAAGCGCATACTCAAGGATGGAATTGTTCCAAGACGATTAGTGGAAGAAAATCCTTATTATTATGATGAACAAGTAAAAGGAATAGACATTCCGCTAAAAAATCATATTTTTTTAGCTGGCATTGATTTGATTCGTGATGAAGAAGGAAAATATCATGTGCTTGAAGATAATTTACGCAATCCTTCAGGTTTGTCATATGTGTACCAAAATCGTTATGTTATGCGGCAAGTGTACCCCGAATTTTTCGCTAGCCAGTCTGTTCATACCCTCGAACACCAGCTGTCGCATTTACACCAAGCGATACTCGATCATGCCCCAGAATCGAGAAAAGACAAGGCTTTTGCAGTGTTGTTAACGCCAGGGATGTATAATTCTGCTTATTATGATCATGTTTTTTTAGCACAGCAGATGGGCATTGATTTGGTGGAAGGTAGAGATTTAATCGTCAAAAAAAATATTGTCTATATGAAATCCATGAGAGGCTTAAAACGAGTCGATATCATATATCGTCGTATTGATGATGATTACCTTGACCCAGAAGCATTTCTTGCTGAATCTACACTAGGGGTTCCGGGATTACTGCTTGCTTATCGAAAAGGGAATGTGGCTATATTAAATGGAATTGGCAATGGAGTAGCTGACGATAAAGCCATTTATGCTTATGTACCAGACATGATTCGCTATTATTTGGGAGAAGAGCCAATTATCGATAATGTGAAAACCTATCTATTGGATAATCCGGAGGAAAGGGAATGGGTATTAGATCACTTACATGAATTGGTGGTTAAAAATGTTGGGGCCTCAGGTGGTTACGATATGCTCGTTGGACCCCATGCATCTGAAGAGTTGATCGAAATATTCCGTGAGAAAATCATTGAAACACCACACCAATACATTGCCCAACCAACTATTAAACTGTCTCGTGCTCCAGCATATCAAGGAGAAGAGTTTTATCCGTGTCACGTTGATTTGAGAGTCTTTGTGGTAAGAGGGAGAGATACGCATGTTATGCCAGGCGGACTTTCACGTGTTGCTTTAAAAGAAGGTTCTCTTGTCGTTAATTCTTCGCAAGGTGGCGGCGGAAAGGATACGTGGGTATTCAAAAATAAAGAAGAAGAGGGGGACTCTTGA
- a CDS encoding LysM peptidoglycan-binding and 3D domain-containing protein, giving the protein MKKLLMILSFALILFLGTSIESSAASNTYTVKSGDSLYKISKMNNVSVSSLKAWNGLKSNTIYPNQKLKLKKATVQTVSKKASASKSGSSTVYTVKRGDTLYKISKSQKVSVTNIKTWNGLKSNTIYPNQKLKLNKTAAKTVSKKATPSRSTSGSVAKEFTVSATAYTAYCKGCSGITRTGINLKKNPGLKVIAVDPRVIPLGSKVHVEGYGYAVAGDTGGAIKGNKIDVFIPTQSKALKWGRKNVKIKILN; this is encoded by the coding sequence TTGAAAAAACTATTAATGATCTTGAGTTTTGCACTGATTTTATTCTTAGGCACTTCGATTGAAAGTTCAGCAGCATCTAATACATACACAGTAAAAAGTGGGGATTCACTTTATAAAATCTCAAAAATGAATAACGTATCAGTTAGCAGTTTGAAAGCATGGAATGGTTTAAAGTCTAATACGATTTATCCAAATCAAAAACTTAAATTGAAAAAAGCTACAGTCCAAACAGTTTCAAAAAAAGCATCTGCTTCTAAAAGTGGAAGTTCAACAGTATACACTGTGAAACGTGGAGATACGCTTTATAAAATATCAAAATCACAAAAAGTATCCGTTACAAACATAAAGACGTGGAACGGCTTAAAGTCTAATACAATTTATCCAAATCAAAAACTTAAGTTAAATAAAACGGCAGCAAAAACAGTTTCTAAAAAAGCAACTCCTTCTCGTTCAACGAGCGGATCGGTAGCAAAAGAATTCACAGTTAGTGCGACAGCTTATACAGCATACTGCAAAGGCTGTTCTGGTATAACAAGAACAGGAATTAACTTAAAGAAAAACCCTGGACTTAAAGTGATTGCAGTAGATCCAAGAGTCATTCCATTAGGTTCTAAAGTACATGTTGAAGGTTATGGCTATGCAGTCGCTGGAGATACAGGTGGCGCGATCAAAGGAAATAAAATTGATGTGTTCATCCCGACTCAAAGCAAAGCGCTTAAATGGGGACGCAAAAACGTGAAAATAAAAATATTAAACTAA
- a CDS encoding alpha-E domain-containing protein, which translates to MLSRVANSLYWMSRNVERAENNARILDVQLLQMIEASDEELARGSDWKLVYEICASTETMERIQSMPSYQEDQLVYYLAMEESNFNAVASCVKVVRENARISRDHIPDDYWEAWNRCYLTLQEMDQQSCTVKQMRDFLEQVKLTSLITQGIVESSMPRGVPYQIIKIAKWLERAEKTARILNVVCERTLERAFQTQSEDYYYWLAALRMTNGYNAYLKMNPPQMKPKKVLSFLIANTNFPRSIRYCLAHVRQAVDELEDGKISHYSWELYAKLDQLQKEFKEVSMEELNSDEIMEFLNDFQNNCNEVGHIFSKTYYLSDSETKLVESSQSQSMGAKGITSMKFKIEHTNVFKYDTIVDQSMNSIRLKPRTDECQRLLSYRAEITPASLTKEHIDIWGNHVETFFIAEHHQHLEVKTSSIVSIQKSPFIHRIDYSPEMNAIFHSQLFGEHYLAFLSNTAYTYLTPEQMSQIDRELGTMKNPVQYAIDVMEYIHQHFTYDGDSTTVHTKAEESFSLKKGVCQDITHVMLGILRSKHIPARYVSGYLYVGENSALVGDAASHAWVEVMVPGIGWVGLDPTNNVEALENHIRVGVGRDYNDVSPVQGVYRGGSQSLDVKVSVSLMDQ; encoded by the coding sequence ATGCTTAGTCGTGTAGCGAATTCTTTGTATTGGATGTCGAGAAATGTAGAAAGGGCAGAGAATAATGCTCGCATTTTAGACGTGCAATTATTGCAGATGATTGAAGCCTCTGACGAAGAGTTGGCCCGAGGCAGTGACTGGAAATTGGTTTATGAGATTTGTGCTTCAACCGAGACGATGGAACGAATACAATCTATGCCGAGCTATCAAGAAGACCAACTTGTATATTATTTGGCGATGGAAGAAAGTAATTTCAACGCTGTCGCAAGCTGTGTAAAAGTGGTTCGAGAAAATGCCCGAATTAGTAGAGATCATATTCCAGATGATTATTGGGAAGCTTGGAATCGCTGTTATTTAACATTACAGGAAATGGACCAACAAAGTTGTACCGTTAAACAAATGCGGGACTTCTTAGAACAAGTCAAATTAACCTCATTGATTACACAAGGGATTGTCGAATCTTCTATGCCTCGCGGGGTCCCATATCAGATTATTAAAATCGCTAAGTGGTTAGAGCGTGCAGAAAAAACAGCCCGTATTTTAAATGTAGTTTGCGAACGGACACTAGAAAGAGCATTTCAAACGCAGTCCGAAGACTATTATTATTGGTTAGCTGCTTTACGAATGACGAACGGCTATAATGCTTATTTAAAAATGAATCCGCCCCAAATGAAACCAAAAAAAGTGTTGTCGTTTTTAATTGCCAATACCAATTTTCCACGATCGATACGTTATTGTTTGGCACATGTACGCCAGGCAGTGGATGAACTGGAAGATGGGAAAATTTCGCATTATTCTTGGGAGCTTTACGCAAAACTAGATCAATTACAAAAAGAGTTTAAGGAAGTCAGTATGGAGGAACTAAACTCGGATGAAATTATGGAATTTCTCAATGATTTTCAAAACAATTGCAATGAAGTAGGGCATATATTCTCGAAGACTTATTATTTAAGCGATTCCGAGACGAAATTGGTAGAATCCAGCCAATCACAGAGCATGGGCGCGAAAGGAATAACTTCTATGAAATTTAAAATTGAACATACGAATGTATTCAAATATGACACCATTGTCGATCAAAGTATGAACTCGATTCGTTTAAAACCAAGAACAGATGAGTGTCAGCGTCTTTTATCTTATCGCGCAGAAATTACACCTGCTTCTTTAACAAAAGAACATATTGATATTTGGGGTAACCATGTAGAAACCTTTTTTATTGCGGAGCATCACCAGCATTTAGAAGTTAAAACAAGCTCGATTGTCAGTATTCAAAAAAGCCCATTTATCCACCGAATAGACTATTCTCCAGAAATGAATGCTATTTTTCATTCGCAATTATTCGGAGAGCATTATTTAGCTTTTTTAAGTAACACAGCCTACACTTACTTAACACCGGAACAAATGAGTCAAATTGATCGTGAGCTTGGGACAATGAAAAACCCAGTGCAATATGCGATTGATGTCATGGAGTATATCCATCAACATTTTACGTATGACGGAGATTCGACAACGGTTCATACAAAAGCAGAAGAATCGTTCTCCCTTAAAAAAGGTGTCTGCCAAGATATTACACACGTTATGCTTGGGATTCTGCGTAGTAAGCATATTCCAGCACGCTATGTAAGTGGATATTTATATGTAGGTGAAAACTCTGCACTTGTGGGAGATGCAGCAAGTCATGCCTGGGTAGAAGTGATGGTGCCGGGAATTGGTTGGGTTGGTCTAGATCCAACAAATAATGTAGAAGCATTAGAAAATCATATCCGTGTCGGCGTTGGACGTGACTATAATGATGTGAGCCCAGTACAAGGTGTTTATCGAGGTGGCAGTCAGTCATTAGACGTCAAAGTTTCGGTCAGTTTAATGGACCAATGA
- a CDS encoding DEAD/DEAH box helicase, translating to MSNKQFSEYNISESIVKALEGLGYTEPTEVQEKVIPVALSKTDLTVKSQTGSGKTAAFGIPICELVDWEENKPQALILTPTRELADQVKEDVTNIGRFKRIKAAAVYGKQPFAYQQAELKQKCHVVVGTPGRVLDHIERGTLNLERIEYLVLDEADEMLNMGFVEQVESIINKLPKQRTTMLFSATLPENVEKLQKKYMIDPQHIEIASTETLTDQIDHSLFVVAEQKKFSLLRDVTIVENPDSCIIFCRTKDNVDFVMEQLEKHYYTCDKLHGGMLQEDRTAVMNDFKRGEFRYLVATDVAARGIDIDNITHVINYDLPMEKESYVHRSGRTGRAGKTGKAISFVTPNEDKFLTEIENYIGFEIPHRTSPSVHEVDAAMLAFTEKLESRPKLKKNKNEQVNKDILKLYFNGGKKKKLRAFDFVGTLTSIPGVTAEDIGIIKIQDTVTYIDILNGKGPMVLKAMKDKTVKGKVLKVHKANK from the coding sequence ATGAGTAACAAACAATTTAGCGAATACAACATTAGTGAGTCAATCGTAAAGGCACTTGAAGGTCTTGGCTATACAGAACCAACAGAAGTGCAGGAGAAAGTTATCCCTGTAGCTCTGTCTAAGACTGACCTAACGGTAAAGTCTCAAACAGGAAGTGGTAAAACAGCAGCATTCGGTATACCAATTTGTGAGCTAGTGGATTGGGAAGAAAACAAACCACAGGCATTGATTTTGACGCCAACACGCGAACTAGCAGATCAAGTAAAAGAAGATGTAACAAATATTGGGCGCTTTAAACGCATTAAAGCAGCAGCAGTATATGGCAAACAGCCTTTTGCTTACCAACAAGCTGAACTTAAGCAAAAATGCCATGTTGTTGTTGGAACTCCAGGTCGGGTATTAGACCACATTGAACGAGGCACATTAAACTTAGAGCGAATCGAATACCTCGTTCTCGATGAAGCAGATGAAATGCTGAATATGGGATTTGTTGAACAAGTAGAATCGATTATTAACAAATTACCAAAGCAACGCACAACAATGCTTTTTTCAGCAACATTGCCTGAAAATGTAGAAAAGTTACAGAAAAAGTATATGATTGACCCCCAGCACATTGAAATTGCATCCACTGAAACTTTAACAGATCAAATTGATCACTCCTTATTTGTGGTAGCAGAACAGAAGAAATTTTCTTTATTGCGTGACGTGACAATTGTTGAAAACCCAGACAGCTGTATTATTTTCTGTCGCACCAAAGACAATGTTGATTTTGTGATGGAGCAATTAGAAAAACATTATTATACATGTGATAAATTGCATGGCGGTATGTTACAAGAAGACCGGACTGCGGTTATGAATGATTTTAAGCGTGGAGAGTTCCGTTATTTAGTAGCCACTGACGTAGCGGCTCGTGGAATTGATATCGACAATATCACGCATGTTATCAATTATGATTTACCAATGGAAAAAGAAAGCTACGTCCACCGCTCAGGTCGTACAGGACGTGCTGGGAAAACAGGTAAAGCAATTTCGTTTGTAACGCCGAATGAAGATAAATTCTTAACTGAAATTGAAAATTATATCGGGTTTGAAATTCCACATAGAACTTCACCTTCCGTTCATGAAGTAGATGCAGCGATGCTAGCCTTTACAGAGAAACTCGAAAGTCGCCCGAAATTAAAGAAAAACAAAAACGAACAAGTGAATAAAGATATTTTAAAACTCTATTTTAACGGTGGTAAGAAAAAGAAACTGCGTGCTTTTGACTTTGTTGGAACATTGACGAGTATTCCAGGAGTCACAGCTGAAGATATTGGGATCATTAAGATTCAAGATACCGTAACGTATATTGATATTTTAAATGGTAAAGGTCCAATGGTGCTAAAAGCTATGAAGGATAAGACCGTAAAAGGCAAAGTATTAAAAGTTCATAAAGCAAACAAATAA
- a CDS encoding phytoene/squalene synthase family protein, with amino-acid sequence MMNLKDAYTSCEKIIAMHSKSFYKAFSLLPKEKRKAVWAVYAFCRTVDDIVDEGSNSREELEQFKTDFQVFLTGDYDIENPMWVALADVFEKHDMDVEAFSGLITGQEMDLTINRYRTMEELLNYSYYVASTVGLMLLPILAPSKTAVLKEGAISLGYAMQITNILRDIGEDLEMGRIYLPEEVMEKYELHEDELRAGIVSPRFIAVWEELAETAELHYKKAFETINEYPLSSRVPVKGAALIYREILATIRIKEYKVFCEKHYVPDESKQAILACL; translated from the coding sequence ATGATGAATTTAAAAGATGCTTACACTTCCTGTGAAAAAATCATTGCCATGCATTCAAAAAGTTTTTACAAAGCTTTTTCGTTATTGCCAAAAGAAAAACGGAAAGCTGTCTGGGCAGTTTATGCTTTTTGCCGGACAGTAGATGATATTGTGGACGAAGGCTCTAATTCTAGAGAAGAACTTGAACAATTTAAAACAGACTTCCAAGTTTTTTTGACAGGCGACTACGACATTGAAAATCCGATGTGGGTAGCACTTGCAGATGTATTTGAAAAGCATGATATGGATGTTGAGGCATTTTCAGGTTTAATTACGGGACAGGAAATGGACTTGACCATTAATCGTTACCGGACAATGGAGGAATTGCTGAACTATAGTTATTACGTGGCAAGCACAGTGGGGTTAATGTTGTTGCCAATTTTAGCGCCAAGCAAAACAGCAGTTCTAAAAGAAGGTGCCATCTCACTTGGCTATGCCATGCAAATTACCAATATTCTTCGGGATATCGGGGAAGATTTGGAAATGGGTAGAATTTATTTACCAGAAGAAGTTATGGAGAAATATGAATTGCATGAAGATGAACTGCGTGCTGGAATTGTCAGTCCTCGATTTATTGCAGTTTGGGAAGAGTTGGCAGAAACAGCTGAACTTCACTATAAAAAAGCTTTTGAGACAATTAACGAATATCCTCTATCTTCACGTGTACCGGTCAAAGGAGCAGCTCTCATATATCGCGAAATCTTAGCCACAATCCGTATAAAAGAATATAAGGTCTTCTGCGAAAAACATTACGTTCCAGACGAATCGAAACAAGCGATATTGGCTTGTCTATAA
- a CDS encoding phytoene desaturase family protein: protein MKKIVIVGGGLGGLASAVTLAHAGFDVELFEKNDHLGGKLMPVQLGNYHFDFGPNTITMPEVFNTVISQTGENPQNYLNFIPLTSHTRNHFPDGSVFDFTSNQQDMISQLKTMDIRAAEDYPTFIKEISRLYKLSERYFFPVTFQSWRDYLSPSLGFALFQVRPTESMHHFFQRYFSNPFLVQAFDRYATYIGSSPYRAPATFSMIAYLELVEGVYYTEGGNTRIAEAFETVARNAGAQLHTNTPVSKILSKKGKVTGVELQDGTSVPADKVILNGDLLSAFPDLVDEKARPSLSNKKIAAFEPSISAFVITAGLTKKLDMLKHHNVFFSSDYKKEFADLFEASAYSDEPTVYISNSSYTDSTVSPEGDNLFILVNAPALTKEGNLQIDPESYKERIYDFLLSYGIDIRSHLAEEKIFTPAFIRDQFGSFRGALYGPSSNRRKDAFLRPPNASRDIQNLYFVGGSTHPGGGSPMVVLSGLNVAQKIIEQTKK, encoded by the coding sequence ATGAAAAAAATTGTGATCGTTGGTGGTGGATTAGGAGGACTAGCTTCTGCTGTTACACTTGCTCACGCAGGATTTGATGTAGAACTTTTTGAAAAAAATGACCATCTTGGCGGGAAGCTAATGCCTGTTCAACTTGGCAATTATCATTTTGATTTTGGACCAAATACAATTACCATGCCAGAGGTATTTAATACCGTCATTTCTCAAACTGGGGAAAATCCACAAAATTATTTAAACTTTATCCCTTTAACTTCTCATACACGCAATCACTTTCCAGATGGCAGTGTTTTTGACTTTACGAGCAATCAGCAAGACATGATTTCACAACTCAAAACGATGGATATTAGGGCAGCAGAAGACTATCCTACTTTCATAAAAGAAATTAGTCGCTTGTATAAACTGTCAGAACGTTATTTCTTTCCCGTGACTTTTCAGTCTTGGCGTGATTACTTGTCACCGTCTCTAGGTTTCGCACTTTTTCAAGTACGTCCGACAGAATCGATGCATCATTTTTTCCAACGTTATTTTTCGAATCCCTTCTTGGTTCAAGCATTTGATCGATATGCGACCTATATCGGCTCGTCTCCTTACCGGGCACCTGCTACGTTTTCGATGATTGCTTATTTAGAGTTGGTTGAAGGCGTTTACTACACAGAAGGTGGTAATACTAGAATTGCTGAAGCTTTTGAAACAGTTGCAAGAAATGCAGGTGCTCAATTGCATACTAATACGCCCGTTTCAAAAATCCTCTCTAAAAAAGGAAAAGTGACTGGCGTCGAACTTCAAGATGGGACATCTGTTCCAGCTGATAAAGTAATTTTAAACGGAGATTTGTTATCGGCTTTCCCTGACTTAGTCGATGAAAAAGCACGACCTTCTTTATCTAACAAGAAGATCGCAGCTTTTGAACCTTCAATATCCGCTTTTGTTATTACTGCAGGCTTAACAAAAAAGTTGGATATGTTAAAACACCATAATGTTTTTTTCTCGTCAGATTATAAAAAAGAATTCGCTGATTTATTTGAGGCTTCTGCTTATAGTGATGAACCCACTGTTTATATTAGTAATTCTTCTTATACAGATTCAACGGTCTCACCAGAAGGAGATAATTTGTTTATCTTAGTCAATGCACCAGCATTAACGAAAGAAGGAAATCTTCAAATTGACCCTGAGTCCTATAAAGAACGAATTTATGACTTTCTCTTAAGTTATGGCATTGATATAAGGAGTCATTTAGCAGAGGAGAAGATTTTCACCCCCGCTTTTATTCGCGATCAATTTGGTTCGTTTCGCGGGGCATTATATGGCCCTTCATCCAATCGACGAAAAGACGCATTTTTACGCCCACCGAATGCTAGTCGCGATATTCAAAACCTATATTTTGTCGGCGGTAGCACTCATCCGGGAGGCGGATCACCGATGGTTGTTTTAAGCGGATTGAATGTAGCCCAAAAAATAATTGAACAAACTAAAAAATGA